From Haloglomus litoreum, the proteins below share one genomic window:
- a CDS encoding ATP-binding protein, which translates to MGHRANYSGLVIAGIGFVLTRFTVALAVYEDPIRFYFAGVVPLVLGLVLAAFGVALVVADVDPRLVRSAARWCVIGTGAMLVLVVLTLLGSAGGIPTMEAVRSGTTLSTFLIGGSIGGTLTGLYAARSRRQNDALQQQANRLEVLNRMLRHEVLNAVNVIQGYTTLDDDSGRVSETIKKRSAAIAQTIEDVSYLTWSATTSDAPDVTTDLVAELRASVRTVRERHPDATISVDPLPDDLSVQASERLEQVITQLLENAVTHTAADTDVEVAVTTVHGSVRLSVRDHGPGLPEPQQRLLETGEITEFDDPRDGYGLNIVRLIVESFGGEIETDVTDDGTTVTVVLPRTEHRTTGIESSSTGLTGIRPSVPHLAVILGASVFAGVLYGLMSEQLGGSVAAIGVFYGINDPVVGWITHEFHSAVFAFVFAGLVSFAPARYRDHVPAYVVLGAAWGLAVWLVAAGFVAPIWLRLLGTPVPVPTFSGLLLVNHLVWGGSLGLLTALGYRYVTQQSHSTGDRSVDGSAEERPAADRRARRE; encoded by the coding sequence ATGGGCCACCGAGCGAACTACAGCGGACTCGTCATCGCTGGCATCGGGTTCGTCCTCACCAGGTTCACCGTGGCGCTCGCGGTCTACGAGGACCCGATCCGCTTCTACTTCGCCGGCGTCGTGCCGCTGGTGCTCGGCCTCGTCCTGGCCGCCTTCGGGGTCGCCCTCGTCGTCGCCGATGTCGACCCCAGACTCGTCCGGTCGGCAGCGCGCTGGTGTGTCATCGGCACCGGGGCGATGCTCGTGCTCGTCGTCCTCACACTGCTCGGCTCCGCCGGCGGCATCCCCACGATGGAGGCGGTCCGGTCCGGAACCACGCTCTCGACGTTCCTCATCGGCGGGAGCATCGGCGGCACCCTGACGGGACTGTACGCGGCTCGCAGCCGCCGGCAGAACGACGCCCTCCAGCAGCAGGCCAACCGGCTCGAGGTCCTCAACCGGATGCTCCGCCACGAGGTGCTCAACGCTGTGAACGTCATCCAGGGGTACACGACGCTGGACGACGACAGCGGCCGTGTCTCGGAGACGATCAAGAAGCGATCCGCCGCCATCGCACAGACCATCGAGGACGTATCGTACCTCACCTGGAGCGCGACGACGAGCGACGCCCCGGATGTCACGACCGACCTCGTAGCGGAACTCCGGGCGAGCGTCCGGACCGTCCGCGAGCGCCACCCGGACGCCACCATCTCGGTCGACCCGCTGCCGGACGACCTGTCGGTCCAGGCCAGCGAGCGCCTCGAGCAGGTCATCACCCAGCTCCTCGAGAACGCGGTCACGCACACGGCCGCGGACACCGATGTCGAGGTGGCGGTGACGACCGTCCACGGCAGCGTCCGCCTCAGCGTCCGCGACCACGGCCCCGGCCTCCCCGAACCCCAGCAACGGCTCCTCGAAACGGGTGAGATAACCGAGTTCGACGACCCGAGGGACGGCTACGGCCTGAACATCGTCCGCCTCATCGTCGAGAGCTTCGGCGGGGAAATCGAGACCGACGTCACCGACGACGGGACCACCGTCACGGTCGTCCTCCCCCGTACCGAGCACCGGACGACAGGTATCGAGTCGAGTTCCACGGGACTGACCGGCATCCGACCGTCGGTCCCACACCTGGCCGTCATCCTCGGTGCGTCGGTATTCGCCGGGGTGCTCTACGGCCTCATGTCGGAACAGCTCGGTGGCTCCGTCGCCGCCATCGGCGTGTTCTACGGCATCAACGATCCCGTCGTGGGGTGGATCACGCACGAGTTCCACAGCGCGGTCTTCGCGTTCGTCTTCGCCGGGCTCGTCTCGTTCGCCCCGGCGCGGTATCGTGACCACGTCCCGGCGTACGTGGTCCTCGGGGCGGCGTGGGGGCTGGCCGTCTGGCTGGTCGCGGCCGGGTTCGTGGCCCCCATCTGGTTGCGGCTGCTCGGAACACCGGTTCCCGTCCCGACGTTCTCCGGGCTGTTGCTCGTGAACCACCTCGTCTGGGGGGGTTCGCTCGGGCTTCTCACCGCACTGGGATACCGGTACGTCACCCAGCAGTCACACAGCACCGGAGACCGGTCTGTGGACGGGTCGGCCGAGGAGCGACCGGCGGCCGACCGACGGGCACGGCGAGAGTGA
- a CDS encoding O-acetylhomoserine aminocarboxypropyltransferase/cysteine synthase family protein: MSDDSDDRQLATDSLHAGQEPDPATGARAPPLYQTTSYVFDDAEDAAAQFELSKPGYIYSRLMNPTLETLQERLAALEGGVGAAVTASGMAAFDLTTFLLAEAGDNIVSASSLYGGTYTYLTHTVERRGVTTRFVDTLDYDAYAEAIDDDTAYVHLETIGNPALDTPDIGRIADIAHEHGTPLFVDNTFATPALCRPLEHGADLVWNSTTKWLHGSGTTIGGVVVDGGSFPWAEYAEDYPEIAKDNPAYHGVNFAETFGEQAFTYAAIARGLRDLGNQQSPFDAWQTIQGLETLPLRMERHCENAMAVAEFLDQHDDVAWVNYPGLESHPTHDTASEYLDGGYGGMITFGLEGGYEAARTTVESTELASLLANVGDAKTLIIHPASTTHQQLTEEEKESSGVTDDLVRLSVGIEDPGRIIEDLRQAIESAN; the protein is encoded by the coding sequence ATGAGCGACGACTCAGACGACCGCCAGCTCGCGACCGACTCGCTGCACGCCGGCCAGGAGCCCGACCCCGCGACGGGCGCCCGTGCGCCGCCGCTGTACCAGACCACCTCCTACGTCTTCGACGACGCCGAGGACGCCGCCGCGCAGTTCGAGCTCTCGAAGCCGGGCTACATCTACTCCCGGCTGATGAACCCCACCCTGGAGACGCTCCAGGAGCGCCTCGCCGCACTCGAGGGCGGGGTCGGCGCCGCGGTCACGGCCTCCGGGATGGCCGCGTTCGACCTGACGACGTTCCTGCTCGCCGAGGCCGGCGACAACATCGTCTCGGCCTCCTCGCTGTACGGCGGCACCTACACCTACCTCACCCACACCGTCGAGCGCCGCGGGGTCACGACGCGCTTCGTCGACACGCTCGACTACGACGCGTACGCCGAGGCCATCGACGACGACACCGCGTACGTCCACCTCGAGACCATCGGCAACCCCGCGCTGGACACGCCGGACATCGGGCGCATCGCCGATATCGCCCACGAGCACGGGACGCCGCTGTTCGTCGACAACACGTTCGCGACGCCCGCGCTCTGCCGGCCGCTCGAGCACGGCGCCGACCTCGTCTGGAACTCCACGACGAAGTGGCTCCACGGGTCCGGGACCACCATCGGCGGGGTCGTCGTCGACGGCGGTTCCTTCCCGTGGGCGGAGTACGCCGAGGACTACCCGGAGATCGCGAAGGACAACCCGGCGTACCACGGCGTCAACTTCGCCGAGACGTTCGGCGAGCAGGCGTTCACCTACGCTGCCATCGCCCGCGGGCTCCGTGACCTGGGCAACCAGCAGTCCCCGTTCGACGCCTGGCAGACCATCCAGGGCCTGGAGACCCTGCCGCTGCGGATGGAGCGTCACTGCGAGAACGCGATGGCCGTCGCGGAGTTCCTCGACCAGCACGACGACGTCGCGTGGGTCAACTATCCCGGCCTCGAATCGCACCCCACCCACGACACCGCCAGCGAGTACCTCGACGGGGGCTACGGCGGGATGATCACCTTCGGGCTGGAGGGGGGCTACGAGGCCGCCCGAACGACGGTCGAATCGACGGAGCTGGCGAGCCTCCTCGCGAACGTCGGCGACGCGAAGACGCTCATCATCCACCCCGCCTCCACGACCCACCAGCAGCTCACCGAGGAGGAGAAGGAATCGTCGGGGGTCACGGACGACCTCGTCCGGCTCTCGGTCGGCATCGAGGACCCCGGCCGCATCATCGAGGACCTCCGGCAGGCCATCGAGTCGGCGAACTGA
- a CDS encoding DUF373 family protein, whose product MLLVLCVDLDDDLGRKTDHDTPVIGRSSVERAAVDLATADPEDSDVNVCFEGCHLYDRITDETVEVAVVTGNERGDVAANREVGDEVDTVLASLATGEDVRALVVTDGAQDESVIPVIRSRVPIDGVRRVVVRQAQDLESMYYTFKQVLSDPETRGTILVPLGILLLIYPVAILADQLGLPGSTLGLVSALLGLYILGRGLAVERTVDRVVERARTSLFTGRVTLVTYVVAAALLVVGGVTGVEVVETLRATAGGQLGPGQTLAALVNGAVEWFAAAGVIASLGRITDEYIAGGFRWRYLNAPFYVVAIAVVLHGVSAFFLALPYADLAYLAAALAGGTLLGLFSTLAFAIAEQRSPRRPDSKAA is encoded by the coding sequence GTGCTGCTCGTCCTGTGTGTCGACCTCGACGACGACCTTGGCCGGAAGACGGACCACGACACGCCCGTCATCGGCCGCTCCTCAGTCGAGCGTGCGGCCGTCGACCTCGCCACGGCCGACCCCGAGGATTCGGACGTGAACGTCTGCTTCGAGGGGTGTCATCTCTACGACCGCATCACCGACGAGACCGTCGAGGTGGCCGTCGTCACGGGCAACGAGCGCGGCGACGTGGCCGCCAACCGCGAGGTCGGCGACGAGGTCGACACCGTGCTCGCATCCCTCGCGACCGGCGAGGACGTCCGCGCGCTGGTCGTCACCGACGGCGCCCAGGACGAGTCCGTCATCCCCGTCATCCGGTCGCGGGTTCCCATCGACGGCGTCCGACGCGTCGTCGTCCGGCAGGCCCAGGACCTGGAGTCGATGTACTACACCTTCAAGCAGGTGCTCTCGGACCCCGAGACGCGGGGGACCATCCTGGTCCCGCTGGGCATCCTGCTACTCATCTACCCCGTGGCCATCCTCGCCGACCAGCTCGGACTGCCTGGGTCGACACTGGGGCTGGTGTCGGCGCTGCTCGGCCTCTACATCCTCGGGCGGGGGCTCGCCGTCGAGCGGACCGTCGACCGCGTCGTCGAGCGCGCACGGACGAGCCTGTTCACCGGCCGCGTGACGCTCGTCACGTACGTCGTCGCGGCGGCGCTGCTCGTCGTCGGTGGGGTCACCGGCGTCGAGGTGGTCGAGACGCTCCGGGCGACGGCGGGCGGCCAGCTGGGGCCGGGACAGACGCTCGCGGCGCTGGTCAACGGCGCCGTCGAGTGGTTCGCCGCGGCCGGCGTCATCGCCTCGCTCGGGCGCATCACCGACGAGTACATCGCCGGCGGCTTCCGCTGGCGCTACCTCAACGCGCCGTTCTACGTCGTCGCCATCGCCGTCGTCCTCCACGGCGTGAGCGCGTTCTTCCTCGCGCTCCCGTACGCCGACCTCGCGTACCTGGCAGCCGCGCTCGCAGGCGGGACGCTGCTGGGGCTGTTCAGCACGCTCGCGTTCGCCATCGCCGAGCAGCGCTCTCCCCGCCGCCCGGACTCGAAGGCCGCGTAG
- a CDS encoding DUF6517 family protein — protein MQDETTGRRRRALLATAGAALASGLAGCAALSGEVALDAGRATVARPALDATRYDEAGITGIPFERRVTLGPASRDVRVTNMLAEYDRRVGLDTGLGLPTDARAAVFATFTTPAVEVFGRTLNPVGNLSTAELADLIQQHYGSIRDLSQEGRLEGGLLGSTTTLTRFTARAELLSAGVASTEVPIYLYVGNPVRAGPDFVLTVAAHPQAVGRREDTVRTLLSGVEHETAGRGGEAGG, from the coding sequence GTGCAAGACGAGACGACGGGCCGGCGCCGTCGGGCCCTCCTCGCCACGGCGGGGGCAGCCCTGGCATCGGGGCTGGCGGGCTGTGCCGCGCTCTCCGGTGAGGTCGCGCTGGACGCCGGGCGTGCCACCGTCGCGCGGCCCGCCCTCGACGCGACCCGCTACGACGAGGCGGGCATCACCGGCATCCCCTTCGAGCGCCGGGTGACGCTGGGTCCGGCCTCGCGGGACGTCCGCGTGACCAATATGCTCGCCGAGTACGACCGACGGGTCGGCCTCGACACGGGTCTCGGGCTCCCGACCGATGCCCGCGCCGCGGTGTTCGCGACGTTCACGACGCCCGCGGTCGAGGTGTTCGGTCGGACGCTCAATCCAGTCGGGAACCTCTCGACGGCGGAGCTCGCCGACCTGATCCAGCAGCACTACGGTTCGATCCGCGACCTCTCGCAGGAGGGGCGACTCGAGGGGGGACTGCTCGGATCGACGACGACACTCACCCGCTTCACGGCGCGGGCGGAACTGCTGAGCGCCGGCGTGGCCTCGACCGAGGTGCCCATCTACCTCTACGTCGGGAACCCGGTCCGGGCGGGCCCGGACTTCGTGCTCACGGTCGCCGCGCATCCGCAGGCCGTGGGGCGGCGCGAGGACACCGTCCGGACGCTGCTGTCGGGCGTGGAGCACGAGACGGCCGGGCGTGGCGGCGAGGCGGGGGGCTGA
- a CDS encoding radical SAM protein — protein MISEGCEQCADGGKMVLFVYGYCDQRDCFYCPLGENRKNVNQVYANERPVESDQDVIEEARRMDALGTSITGGEPQEAMARTTRYLSLLKEEFGEDHHTHLYTGITGGRENMRRLSEAGLDEIRFHPPFELWGDLHGTEWEEILYIAREEGLTPSFEIPGIRAEPEFLEFLDEGAAEFCNINEFEMSDGNYRRMQEAGFELKDGHMSAVEGSHDILEVMGDHERVYFCTSVFKDAAQHRNRLKRMARNIRRPFDEVTDDGTLVYGKTWLDEAELEALGVPDEFYTVKSDHVELAWWLLEEMVEDGDAEEGEIVEQYPTYDGTVVERTPLA, from the coding sequence ATGATATCCGAGGGGTGCGAACAGTGCGCGGACGGCGGGAAGATGGTGCTGTTCGTCTACGGCTACTGCGACCAGCGCGACTGCTTCTACTGCCCCCTCGGCGAGAACCGCAAGAACGTGAATCAGGTGTACGCCAACGAGCGCCCCGTCGAGTCCGACCAGGACGTCATCGAGGAGGCCAGACGGATGGACGCGCTCGGCACCTCCATCACGGGCGGCGAGCCCCAGGAGGCGATGGCCCGCACCACCCGCTACCTCTCGCTGCTCAAAGAGGAGTTCGGTGAGGACCACCACACGCACCTGTACACGGGCATCACGGGCGGGCGCGAGAACATGCGCCGGCTCTCGGAGGCCGGCCTCGACGAGATCCGCTTCCACCCGCCGTTCGAACTGTGGGGTGACCTCCACGGGACCGAGTGGGAGGAGATCCTCTACATCGCCCGCGAGGAGGGCCTCACTCCGTCGTTCGAGATCCCGGGCATCCGCGCGGAGCCGGAGTTCCTCGAGTTCCTCGACGAGGGGGCCGCCGAGTTCTGCAACATCAACGAGTTCGAGATGTCCGACGGGAACTACCGCCGGATGCAGGAGGCGGGCTTCGAGCTGAAGGACGGCCACATGAGCGCCGTCGAGGGGAGCCACGACATCCTCGAGGTGATGGGCGACCACGAGCGCGTCTACTTCTGTACGAGCGTGTTCAAGGACGCCGCCCAGCACCGCAACCGCCTCAAGCGGATGGCCCGGAACATCCGCCGCCCGTTCGACGAGGTCACCGACGACGGCACGCTCGTCTACGGCAAGACCTGGCTCGACGAGGCCGAACTGGAGGCGCTCGGCGTCCCCGACGAGTTCTACACCGTCAAATCCGACCACGTCGAGCTGGCGTGGTGGCTGCTGGAGGAGATGGTCGAGGACGGCGACGCCGAGGAGGGCGAGATCGTCGAGCAGTATCCCACGTACGACGGGACCGTCGTCGAGCGGACGCCGCTGGCGTAG
- a CDS encoding DUF5788 family protein, producing MREFERKQLLERVEREGATLGADIPDEIEVQGETVELHQFVFEIKRRDTVPPGEREKVEEAKKNLRRERLQRKQRLEDEDTDMTFEEGEVLVESIIGIDRALEALQSLGPTSIEQEAKAQEAADKKRWMKFLKQALGREDDTGKRGGY from the coding sequence ATGCGAGAGTTCGAGCGGAAACAGCTCCTCGAACGCGTCGAGCGCGAGGGGGCCACGCTCGGTGCTGACATCCCCGACGAGATCGAGGTGCAGGGCGAGACGGTCGAACTGCACCAGTTCGTCTTCGAGATCAAGCGCCGGGACACCGTCCCGCCGGGCGAGCGCGAGAAGGTCGAGGAGGCGAAGAAGAACCTCCGGCGCGAGCGCCTCCAGCGCAAGCAACGCCTGGAGGACGAGGACACGGACATGACGTTCGAGGAGGGGGAGGTGCTGGTCGAGTCCATCATCGGTATCGACCGGGCGCTCGAGGCGTTGCAGTCGCTCGGGCCGACGAGCATCGAACAGGAGGCGAAGGCCCAGGAAGCCGCGGACAAGAAGCGCTGGATGAAGTTCCTGAAGCAGGCGCTCGGCCGCGAGGACGATACGGGGAAACGCGGCGGCTACTGA
- a CDS encoding ABC transporter permease subunit, with protein MSLPAVLRKDFEDAVRSYSLLASVLLFALFAALIAALQFFPTLYVDDGSTAPATTLALLNSMRQPAVFFVPLFGLMVAYDTIVGERESGSIRLLLSLPNSRLEAVLGKFLGRTGVVAAAVLAGYAVAGGIALVTYDSFDGAVFTLFTLLTLVYGAVYVAIATGFSAGMRSRLGAFVGAGGLYFLFIIGWDIALLLLQLAIYGQDIPEAGLPDWFNFVGMLNPSTAFMHAARTVIPAYREITFYPEASAAYAQGWVGFPILAAWILLPLAFGYLRFQRFEI; from the coding sequence ATGAGCCTCCCCGCGGTCCTCCGGAAGGACTTCGAGGACGCCGTCAGGTCGTACTCGCTGCTGGCGTCGGTCCTGCTGTTCGCCCTCTTCGCGGCCCTCATCGCGGCCCTCCAGTTCTTCCCGACGCTGTACGTAGACGACGGCAGTACCGCCCCAGCGACCACGCTAGCCCTGCTGAACAGCATGCGGCAGCCGGCGGTGTTCTTCGTCCCGCTGTTCGGACTCATGGTCGCGTACGACACCATCGTCGGCGAGCGCGAGAGCGGGAGCATCCGTCTCCTCCTCAGCCTCCCCAACTCACGGCTGGAGGCCGTGCTCGGGAAGTTCCTCGGCCGCACGGGCGTCGTCGCGGCCGCGGTCCTGGCCGGGTACGCCGTCGCCGGTGGCATCGCCCTGGTCACCTACGACTCGTTCGACGGCGCCGTCTTCACCCTCTTCACGCTCCTCACGCTGGTCTACGGGGCCGTCTACGTCGCCATCGCCACGGGGTTCTCCGCGGGGATGCGGTCGCGGCTCGGCGCCTTCGTCGGAGCGGGTGGCCTCTACTTCCTGTTCATCATCGGCTGGGACATCGCGCTGTTGCTGCTCCAGCTGGCGATCTACGGGCAGGACATCCCGGAGGCCGGGCTGCCCGACTGGTTCAACTTCGTCGGGATGCTGAACCCCTCGACCGCCTTCATGCACGCGGCCCGGACCGTCATCCCGGCGTACCGCGAGATCACCTTCTACCCCGAGGCGAGCGCCGCCTACGCCCAGGGCTGGGTCGGGTTCCCCATCCTCGCAGCCTGGATACTGCTCCCGCTCGCCTTCGGCTACCTCCGCTTCCAGCGGTTCGAGATCTGA
- the polX gene encoding DNA polymerase/3'-5' exonuclease PolX, producing MTQNAAVADLLEEMADRLEAMDVEYKPRAYRRAAENIRGHPADVAGLVAEGEDAVREIEGVGDAIAEKVVEYVETGTIEELEELRAELPADIGALTRVEGVGPKTVGDLYRELGVETLDDLEAAAEAGEIQDVKGFGPKTEQNILEGIAFARESHGRELLGEGRPLADRIINHLEAESAVERAEPAGSLRRWKPTIGDVDVLVSSDEPGTVFEAFTSWDGTDRVIEAGEAKASVRADGLRVDLRVVDPDEFGAALQYFTGNRDHNVRVRNRAIERGLTMNEYGVFDISGLSEEERDEAGPRAGERVASESERGMYAAVDLPWIPPELREDRGEVDAAAAGDLPDLVEGPDLRGDLHLHSDWSDGNNTVAEMAEAAAAFGHEYIAITDHATGPGMVGGVGVEDDELLEQVDEVRAVDADADVDVFTGVEANIDAEGGLSVADDVLDELDCVVAAPHAALDGDGTDRLVAAIEHPATDIVGHPTGRQLNQRSGLDLDFETLGKAAAEHGVALEINANPRRLDLRGAAVKQVIEQGATIAIDTDAHRPESYAYIRYGVHTARRGWAEPADVLNTQPASGVRRFLGL from the coding sequence ATGACCCAGAACGCCGCCGTCGCGGACCTGCTGGAGGAGATGGCCGACCGGCTGGAGGCGATGGACGTGGAGTACAAGCCACGGGCCTACCGCCGGGCGGCGGAGAACATCCGTGGCCACCCGGCCGACGTGGCGGGCCTGGTCGCCGAGGGCGAGGACGCCGTGCGGGAGATCGAGGGCGTCGGCGACGCCATCGCGGAGAAGGTCGTCGAGTACGTCGAGACCGGCACCATCGAGGAGCTGGAGGAGCTTCGCGCCGAGCTTCCGGCGGACATCGGGGCGCTCACCCGCGTCGAGGGGGTCGGGCCGAAGACCGTCGGCGACCTCTACCGCGAACTCGGCGTGGAGACGCTGGACGACCTGGAGGCTGCGGCCGAGGCCGGCGAGATACAGGACGTGAAGGGTTTCGGCCCGAAGACCGAGCAGAACATCCTGGAGGGCATCGCGTTCGCCCGGGAGAGCCATGGCCGCGAGTTGCTGGGCGAGGGTCGGCCGCTCGCCGACCGCATCATCAACCACCTGGAGGCCGAGAGTGCCGTCGAGCGAGCCGAGCCCGCGGGGTCGCTCCGGCGCTGGAAGCCCACCATCGGTGACGTGGACGTGCTGGTCTCCAGCGACGAGCCCGGAACCGTGTTCGAGGCGTTCACCTCCTGGGACGGCACCGACCGCGTCATCGAGGCGGGCGAGGCCAAGGCGTCCGTCCGGGCCGACGGCCTCCGCGTCGACCTGCGTGTCGTCGACCCGGACGAGTTCGGGGCCGCGCTCCAGTACTTCACGGGGAACCGCGACCACAACGTCCGGGTGCGCAACCGCGCCATCGAGCGCGGGCTGACGATGAACGAGTACGGCGTCTTCGACATCTCGGGCCTGAGCGAAGAGGAACGCGACGAGGCGGGGCCCCGCGCCGGCGAGCGCGTCGCGAGCGAGTCCGAGCGGGGGATGTACGCCGCCGTCGACCTGCCGTGGATCCCGCCAGAGCTGCGCGAGGACCGCGGCGAGGTCGACGCGGCCGCGGCCGGCGACCTCCCCGACCTCGTCGAGGGGCCCGACCTCCGGGGCGACCTCCACCTCCACAGCGACTGGTCCGACGGCAACAACACGGTCGCGGAGATGGCCGAGGCCGCCGCCGCGTTCGGCCACGAGTACATCGCCATCACCGACCACGCCACCGGCCCGGGGATGGTCGGCGGCGTCGGCGTGGAGGACGACGAGCTGCTGGAGCAGGTCGACGAGGTGCGCGCGGTCGACGCGGACGCCGACGTGGACGTGTTCACCGGCGTCGAGGCGAACATCGACGCCGAGGGCGGGCTGAGCGTGGCCGACGACGTGCTGGACGAACTGGACTGTGTGGTCGCCGCCCCGCACGCCGCGCTGGATGGGGACGGGACCGACCGCCTCGTCGCGGCCATCGAACACCCCGCGACGGACATCGTCGGCCACCCGACGGGCCGCCAGCTCAACCAGCGCTCCGGGCTCGACCTGGACTTCGAGACGCTCGGGAAGGCCGCGGCCGAGCACGGCGTGGCACTGGAGATCAACGCCAATCCTCGCCGGCTCGACCTCCGTGGCGCGGCCGTCAAACAGGTCATCGAGCAGGGAGCCACCATCGCCATCGACACGGACGCACACCGGCCCGAGAGCTACGCGTACATCCGGTACGGTGTCCACACGGCCCGCCGGGGCTGGGCGGAGCCCGCGGACGTGCTGAACACCCAGCCCGCGAGCGGCGTCCGCCGGTTCCTCGGGCTGTAG
- a CDS encoding DUF58 domain-containing protein, whose protein sequence is MTIDPSFLDELERFARARERDVADRRQGEQRTRDRGEGLTFADYRRYSPGDDTRRIDWKLFARTDEFYVTEYEAERNRTLHVLLDTSGSMGFAGDEATPTKFEFAAKLGLGFAYLVARDHDEFRFSLFDERPRRIDRGRSNRGEVLSLVDEVDGITPAGEGDFGAALEAYADEIGSRSLVLVCSDCLAPVDEVERGLEALARNEVILARVLDPVERDLPVSGDVVAEDPESTRSLRTHVGRRRREGYRSRLTDHVDDVAERARTLRVAHRLVETDADFFDAFGEVWTA, encoded by the coding sequence ATGACCATCGACCCCTCGTTCCTCGACGAGCTGGAGCGGTTCGCCCGGGCCCGCGAGCGGGACGTGGCCGACCGACGGCAGGGCGAGCAGCGGACCCGCGACCGGGGCGAGGGACTGACCTTCGCTGACTACCGGCGCTACTCGCCCGGCGACGACACGCGCCGCATCGACTGGAAGCTGTTCGCCCGCACCGACGAGTTCTACGTGACCGAGTACGAGGCCGAGCGCAACCGCACGCTCCACGTCCTGCTCGACACCAGCGGGTCGATGGGGTTCGCGGGCGACGAGGCGACTCCGACCAAGTTCGAGTTCGCAGCGAAACTGGGCCTGGGGTTCGCGTACCTGGTCGCCCGCGACCACGACGAGTTCCGGTTCTCCCTGTTCGACGAGCGCCCGCGCCGCATCGACCGCGGTCGGTCGAACCGAGGCGAGGTGCTGTCGCTGGTCGACGAGGTGGATGGGATCACGCCCGCGGGCGAGGGCGACTTCGGCGCGGCGCTGGAGGCGTACGCCGACGAGATCGGGTCGCGGTCGCTGGTGCTGGTCTGCAGCGACTGCCTGGCGCCGGTCGACGAGGTCGAGCGCGGGCTGGAGGCGCTGGCCCGGAACGAGGTGATACTCGCGCGGGTGCTGGACCCGGTCGAGCGCGACCTCCCCGTGAGCGGCGATGTCGTCGCCGAGGACCCCGAGTCGACGCGGTCGTTGCGGACCCACGTCGGGCGCCGCCGCCGCGAGGGGTACCGCTCCCGACTGACCGACCACGTCGACGACGTGGCCGAGCGGGCACGGACCCTCCGGGTCGCTCACCGGCTCGTCGAGACGGACGCGGACTTCTTCGACGCGTTCGGCGAGGTCTGGACGGCCTGA
- a CDS encoding AAA family ATPase, translating to MSQDTTTDDLELDIDELQTKLARVREEVGKRLVGQERVLEDLLACVLADGNALLESNPGLAKTLTVRTLANVTDLDFSRIQNTPDLMPSDVTGTEIIREGEGGSRDFVFEKGPVFANIVLADEINRATPKTQAALLEAMEEKQVTAGGETRALPEPFFVMATQNPIDQEGTFPLPEAQTDRFLLKILVDYPELDEELEVVDRYTSRVDRTIPVEQVFTRDEIRDAQVLTREMPIADDIRERAVRLVRETRAADHIEYGASPRASMALVVTAKARALIEGRAYVSEDDIERMAKPVLRHRIIVDFRAERDGMTPDDAVDELL from the coding sequence ATGAGTCAGGATACCACGACGGACGACCTCGAACTGGACATCGACGAACTGCAGACGAAACTGGCGCGCGTCCGCGAGGAGGTGGGCAAGCGGCTGGTCGGCCAGGAGCGCGTCCTCGAGGACCTGCTCGCCTGTGTCCTCGCCGACGGGAACGCCCTGCTGGAGTCGAACCCCGGTCTGGCGAAGACGCTCACCGTGCGGACGCTCGCGAACGTCACCGATCTGGACTTCTCGCGGATCCAGAACACGCCGGACCTGATGCCCTCGGACGTCACCGGCACCGAGATCATCCGCGAGGGGGAGGGCGGCAGCCGGGACTTCGTCTTCGAGAAGGGGCCGGTCTTCGCCAACATCGTCCTGGCCGACGAGATCAACCGCGCGACCCCGAAGACGCAGGCCGCGCTGCTGGAGGCGATGGAGGAGAAGCAGGTGACGGCCGGCGGTGAGACCCGGGCGCTCCCGGAGCCGTTCTTCGTGATGGCGACGCAGAACCCCATCGACCAGGAGGGGACCTTCCCGCTCCCGGAGGCCCAGACCGACCGCTTCCTGCTGAAGATCCTCGTCGACTACCCCGAACTGGACGAGGAACTGGAGGTGGTCGACCGCTACACGAGCCGGGTCGACCGGACGATCCCGGTCGAGCAGGTGTTCACCCGGGACGAGATCCGGGACGCCCAGGTCCTCACGCGCGAGATGCCGATCGCCGACGACATCCGGGAGCGGGCGGTCCGGCTGGTCCGCGAGACACGGGCGGCCGACCACATCGAGTACGGCGCCTCGCCCCGCGCGAGCATGGCGCTGGTGGTGACGGCGAAGGCACGCGCGCTCATCGAGGGCCGGGCCTACGTCAGCGAGGACGACATCGAGCGGATGGCGAAGCCGGTGCTCCGCCACCGCATCATCGTGGACTTCCGCGCCGAACGGGACGGGATGACCCCCGACGACGCCGTCGACGAGCTGCTATGA